From Populus trichocarpa isolate Nisqually-1 chromosome 19, P.trichocarpa_v4.1, whole genome shotgun sequence, a single genomic window includes:
- the LOC7498118 gene encoding trans-cinnamate 4-monooxygenase, translated as MDLLLLEKTLLGSFVAILVAILVSQLRGKRFKLPPGPLPVPVFGNWLQVGDDLNHRNLTDLAKKFGDILLLRMGQRNLVVVSSPDLAKEVLHTQGVEFGSRTRNVVFDIFTGKGQDMVFTVYGEHWRKMRRIMTVPFFTNKVVQQYRYGWEEEAAQVVEDVKKNPEAATHGIVLRRRLQLMMYNNMYRIMFDRRFESEEDPLFNKLKALNGERSRLAQSFDYNYGDFIPILRPFLRGYLKICKEVKERRLQLFKDYFVEERKKLGSTKSMSNEGLKCAIDHILDAQKKGEINEDNVLYIVENINVAAIETTLWSIEWGIAELVNHPEIQKKLRDELDTVLGPGHQITEPDTNKLPYLNAVIKETLRLRMAIPLLVPHMNLHDAKLGGFDIPAESKILVNAWWLANNPAKWKNPEEFRPERFFEEEAKVEANGNDFRYLPFGVGRRSCPGIILALPILGITLGRLVQNFELLPPPGQSKIDTSEKGGQFSLHILKHSTIVAKPRSF; from the exons ATGGATCTCCTCCTCTTGGAGAAGACCCTGTTGGGTTCTTTTGTTGCCATTCTTGTTGCCATTCTTGTTTCACAACTACGTGGCAAACGTTTTAAACTCCCACCTGGTCCTTTACCGGTCCCCGTGTTTGGCAACTGGCTTCAAGTTGGTGATGATCTGAACCACCGTAACCTCACTGATTTGGCCAAGAAGTTTGGTGACATCCTCCTCCTCCGTATGGGCCAACGTAATCTTGTTGTCGTCTCCTCACCTGACCTAGCTAAAGAGGTTCTGCACACGCAAGGTGTTGAATTCGGGTCAAGAACAAGAAAcgttgtttttgatattttcactgGGAAAGGTCAAGACATGGTTTTCACTGTCTATGGTGAACATTGGAGGAAGATGAGGAGAATCATGACAGTCCCTTTCTTCACGAACAAGGTTGTTCAACAATATAGGTATGGATGGGAAGAGGAAGCGGCTCAAGTTGTCGAGGATGTTAAGAAAAACCCCGAGGCTGCAACTCATGGGATTGTTTTGAGGAGGAGACTGCAACTGATGATGTATAACAACATGTATAGGATCATGTTTGATAGGAGATTTGAGAGCGAAGAGGATCCTTTGTTTAATAAGCTTAAGGCTTTGAATGGTGAGAGGAGCAGATTGGCTCAGAGTTTTGATTACAATTACGGTGATTTTATCCCCATTTTGAGACCTTTCTTGAGAGGTTACTTGAAGATCTGCAAGGAGGTTAAAGAGAGAAGGCTGCAACTCTTCAAGGACTACTTTGTTGAAGAGAGGAA GAAACTTGGAAGCACAAAGAGCATGAGCAATGAAGGCTTGAAATGTGCAATTGATCATATTTTGGATGCTCAAAAGAAAGGAGAGATCAATGAGGACAACGTTCTTTACATCGTGGAGAACATCAATGTTGCTG CAATTGAGACAACACTGTGGTCGATTGAGTGGGGAATTGCTGAGCTTGTGAACCATCCTGAAATCCAGAAGAAGTTGCGTGATGAGCTCGATACCGTGCTTGGTCCGGGTCACCAAATCACTGAGCCTGACACCAACAAGCTGCCTTACCTTAATGCTGTCATCAAAGAGACTCTCCGGCTCAGGATGGCGATTCCTCTGCTTGTCCCACACATGAACCTCCATGATGCTAAGCTTGGAGGTTTTGACATCCCCGCCGAGAGCAAGATCCTGGTAAACGCATGGTGGCTTGCCAACAACCCTGCTAAGTGGAAAAACCCTGAAGAATTCAGGCCAGAGAGGTTCTTCGAAGAGGAGGCCAAGGTTGAGGCCAATGGCAATGATTTCAGGTACCTCCCCTTTGGAGTTGGGAGAAGGAGCTGCCCTGGAATTATTCTTGCATTACCAATTCTTGGTATTACTCTGGGACGTTTGGTACAGAATTTTGAGCTCTTGCCTCCTCCTGGACAGTCCAAGATTGACACCTCAGAGAAAGGTGGACAGTTCAGCTTGCACATTTTGAAACACTCCACCATTGTTGCAAAGCCAAGGTCCTTTTAG
- the LOC7494660 gene encoding probable glutathione S-transferase parA — MEDRVTLLDFWPSSWAMRVKVALAEKGIEYESREQNLIDKSSLLLEMNPVHKMIPVLIHNGKPICESHNIVQYIDEVWKDKSPLLPSDPYQRSQARFWADYIDKKIYNNAKKLWKEKGEEQEEVKREFIEGLKTLEGELGDKLYFGGESFGFVDVVLVPVTSWFYSLEICGKFSIEAECPMITAWIKRCMEKESVSSSLPDPHKIYDFVLLLKKKMGIE, encoded by the exons ATGGAGGACAGAGTGACTCTATTGGATTTCTGGCCAAGTTCATGGGCAATGAGAGTGAAGGTTGCCTTGGCAGAGAAGGGGATAGAATACGAGTCCAGGGAACAGAACTTGATAGACAAGAGCTCTCTGCTTCTTGAAATGAACCCGGTTCATAAGATGATTCCTGTTCTTATTCACAATGGGAAGCCCATTTGTGAGTCACATAATATTGTCCAATATATTGATGAGGTGTGGAAGGACAAGTCTCCATTGCTACCCTCGGATCCTTACCAAAGATCCCAAGCCAGATTCTGGGCTGATTACATTGACAAGAAG ATATATAACAATGCCAAGAAGTTATGGAAGGAGAAAGGAGAAGAGCAAGAAGAGGTAAAGAGGGAATTTATAGAAGGCTTGAAGACTCTTGAAGGAGAGCTTGGAGATAAGCTTTACTTTGGTGGTGAAAGCTTTGGATTTGTGGATGTAGTGCTTGTTCCTGTTACCAGCTGGTTCTACTCTCTTGAGATATGTGGGAAATTTAGCATTGAGGCTGAGTGTCCAATGATCACTGCATGGATCAAGAGGTGCATGGAAAAGGAGAGCGTGTCCAGTTCACTTCCTGATCCTCACAAGATCTATGACTTCGTATTGCTGCTCAAGAAGAAAATGGGTATAGAGTAG